A genomic region of Castor canadensis chromosome 16, mCasCan1.hap1v2, whole genome shotgun sequence contains the following coding sequences:
- the Med7 gene encoding mediator of RNA polymerase II transcription subunit 7: MGEPQQVSALPPPPMQYIKEYTDENIQEGLAPKPPPPIKDSYMMFGNQFQCDDLIIRPLESQGIERLHPMQFDHKKELRKLNMSILINFLDLLDILIRSPGSIKREEKLEDLKLLFVHVHHLINEYRPHQARETLRVMMEVQKRQRLETAERFQKHLERVIEMIQNCLASLPDDLPHSEAGMRVKTEPMDADDSNNCTGQSEQQRETSGPRRDQIIEKDAALCVLIDEMNERP; this comes from the coding sequence ATGGGTGAACCACAACAAGTGAGTGCACTTCCACCACCTCCAATGCAGTACATCAAGGAATATACAGATGAAAATATTCAGGAAGGCTTAGCTCCCAAGCCTCCCCCTCCAATTAAAGACAGTTATATGATGTTTGGCAACCAGTTCCAATGTGATGATCTTATCATCCGCCCTTTGGAAAGTCAGGGCATTGAGCGGCTTCATCCCATGCAGTTTGATCACAAGAAAGAACTGAGAAAACTCAATATGTCTATCCTTATTAATTTCTTGGACCTTTTAGATATCCTGATAAGGAGCCCTGGAAGTATAAAACGAGAAGAGAAGCTAGAGGATCTTAAGCTGCTTTTTGTACATGTGCATCATCTTATAAATGAATACCGACCTCACCAAGCAAGAGAGACCTTGAGAGTCATGATGGAGGTCCAGAAACGTCAACGACTTGAAACAGCTGAGAGGTTTCAGAAGCACCTGGAGCGAGTCATTGAGATGATTCAGAATTGCTTGGCTTCTTTGCCTGATGATCTGCCTCATTCAGAAGCTGGGATGAGAGTGAAAACTGAACCAATGGATGCTGATGATAGCAACAATTGTACTGGGCAAAGTGAGCAACAAAGAGAGACTTCGGGTCCCAGGAGGGACCAGATAATAGAGAAAGATGCTGCTTTATGTGTCCTAATTGATGAAATGAATGAAAGACCATGA